The Nakaseomyces glabratus chromosome H, complete sequence genome segment ATCATCGACTGCTGGTAATTCCAATACAACAGGCTCCAAGTAACCCCAATAAGCAAGTGTTCCGTCAGCTCTCAAGTTCTTGTGCACTTCATCCTGGAATTTATCGAGGTTGAAATACTGGATGGCTTCAGCAGAGACGACCATGTCACATTGACGCTTGTTTTGTCTTTCACCGAGAAAGGTAAAGTCTTCACCGCCTGCAACATGAAAGTTCACGTTTTTGGCTGGGTTTCCATTGTTGGCGGCCTCGATCATTCTTTCGGAATAATCAGTTCCGATAATTTCGTTAGTATCATTGAAGACCTCACTCAATTGCAACGTAGCAGTACCTGGACCGCACCCAACATCGACAATCAAATCACATTTACCGTTGTGGTATTGTTGCAAGTGCTTGTAGAACTCCAATGGGTATTGTGGTCTGGACTGCTTGTATCCTTCGGAGTTAAAGTTGctctttgaaaaagaagacaTTGCTATAAGTTTCAAGAGTGAAGTTATAAGATAAAGGCTAAGTACTATATACTAGTTAATAAAGATCGTTGTTGTTTTATCTTAGTCTGATTCTATTAGTATTACCAATAAAATTCGGACTCGCTGTGCTAAACAAAGGGCAGAAATTGTATCTCTGAGATCTGTTTAATATGATTTTGTTATAGTGTTCTGTACTGacaattgaaatttcacAAGT includes the following:
- a CDS encoding class I SAM-dependent methyltransferase (CAGL0H00418g~Protein of unknown function), whose translation is MSSFSKSNFNSEGYKQSRPQYPLEFYKHLQQYHNGKCDLIVDVGCGPGTATLQLSEVFNDTNEIIGTDYSERMIEAANNGNPAKNVNFHVAGGEDFTFLGERQNKRQCDMVVSAEAIQYFNLDKFQDEVHKNLRADGTLAYWGYLEPVVLELPAVDDALYDFCFGEEKLAPYWEKPAVDIIASYYRNIKLNDSLFKEVDLKVYNPREANYESAPFKMICEMTVQNLREYLQTWGIYYKWKHDPKNANKKDIIDEVIDKILENNYDLDTKIHVSWKTFYTFARAI